GCTGGTTTTAGAAATTTGAGGTTCCCAACAGTGTGAGACTTCAAACACATACAGGCACACGAGCTGCCAGACTTATAATTTGGCTTTATTGCTCTTTGTATGGGCCATTGTGGAGTCTGTCTGCGGGAACTTCTGTCCCTTTTCTGGAGCAACTGTTGCGGGTACGTGATGATAAAGTGACGCTCGCTCTGAAAAAGGACGCCTGGAGAAGTAAGGCCGCTGCTCTTTGTACCGAACTAGTATTTCTCCTGTTTGGTAAACAACTGCGAGTGTGGAATCATGTCCAGTGAGGTGATCATTTGATGAGCAGGAGGCATATTATTCAAAAAGGACGTAGCTTTTCAGAGCGAAACCTCTACTGTTTGGATTATCTCCTGCATGATTTATGATGCTGCGCTCTCGCAAAAATGTCTTTGAACGCGTTTTATCACACTGGCAGGAATTAAGATCTGCACCAAATGTTTGGGGCTGATTCAATGGTTTTGTGATTCCCTGCAGGCCCTGAACTCAGCGCTTACATCACTCGCGTCTCCACGGGGCTCACGACTCGACCCATAATTGAGAGTGGGTAACAAAATCATCCACCCAATGTGACAGATCTTCGTCTGATGGCTGTCCcctgtgtgttggggggggggggtttagtgtggggggggggtgacagctgTGCGAGCAGCCCTTCTCCCCGCTGCTCTCACATCCCCGTAATTGTTCACAGTCGGACCGGGGCGCTTCTGCAGCTCCGCCACATCCCATCACTCTCAAGCACGCCGCGCCGTACGTCCGCTCGGCCGTGAGGAAGACGACCAGGGTCTGCACCGTCCCTCCGACGCGCAtgaacgagggggggggcagtgcccCGAGAAACCCTTCCGGCTTCCCCAGATGTTTTCTGATTgtgacaggaggagagggaggagaaggaggagagggatggagagggatggagaggatgggaggaggggtCTCTTCCTGTGGCATtctgggaggggggtggggggggaaaagGTTGCTTGATCGGTAATGAGAGAGGACAGCTGGCAGGTTCAGGCGAGGTTAACAGCTAAGCGTAGATGGCAGCCAGGAAAAAGCGAGGGCGAGGATCTCTGCACGGGAGATTTTCTGCGATTCTTCCCTCGGGGTCGAAAAAAAGTTGGTTTTGCACGTTTTAACGCCCTGAAACCCGTTTCTCAATCAGCTTTTGTAGACCGATGGGGCCATGAAGATAAACCATGTTGGccaatgtctttgtgtgtccaccCATAAAACAATGACAATCGTTACTGGATCATTACTGAATGAACCAGACCAAACTGTGTCGGCTGTGCAGGAAGCAAATCGATAATGGCACAGTTTCTAAGTGGTGgagagtggtggtggtggtggtggtgtgtgtgggggtgtgtgtgggggtggggtttggtagtgtgtggggggggggctttgacgCCACTGTGAGATAAGCCAGTATTTGGGGACACGGCACAGCTGGAGCAGCGTTGAGCTCTCACCAGCCCCCGAACCAGCCCAAGGTGTGTCAGCGtgaaaagggggcggggccacacAGACGTTACGCTCCTTTTCCTTCTATTTGGTCGCTGTGTGAGTCCCTCATTGAGctgtgcttcccccccccccagcttttAGTTCAACATCCTCAATCATAAATACACGTAGATCCAACTGCAGCCACGCAGGTGTATGATTTAAGACCACTTGCAATGTTTTGACATTTCAGTTCCTCTTTGCGGGTCGTAACGGGTCCCGTCCAGCGAAGCGTCTTTTGGCACTTTGCCGCGGTCGACGTGTACACGCCGGGCAGGGTGAGAAATGTGCCGACTCGGTGAAATAAAACATCTGGCTGCTGGCCAGACCGTGCCTGTCTTTCTGAGCATTCTCCCCAGCTGAGAGCTTAATGAGGGTGCACAGTGTGGGAGCAGGCCTCCATAATTTAAGACTCTGGGAGATTGAAGGATGTGCCCAGACTTCTGGCCCTGCACGGCGCTGTGTAAACAGCCCTCGGACAGGCTTTTTAGGGGAGATCTGTGTTACCCTGAGTTGCAAAGTGCATTCCCAGTCCGGGgctgtgcagcacacacacacacacacacacacacacacagtagggaCACTGCTGGTCACATAACCCGGGCTGGCATGTGAAGCGGTGCTCATAAACAAGGCTGTCCACAGCTGGGACGTCCACTAGTCTGGATCCGGACACTTATTCAAACCCGCTCTTACTGtcttctctcacacaaacatccaGCTGACAAACTGCACACCGTGGACGCCCTCGGCCAAAGATTTAAACCAATCAGTTCAACGGCTTTGACGAAAAACTATCATCTTCCATAACGGTTCTTTTGTCCGTACAGTTGATATATGAGGATCCGGGGATTACATCATCTCCTCGAAAGTTCAACCGACAATAGTTTACTCATCGGCAGTGAGGTATTGCAGCCGGGATTAACATTCCTGGACCAGGAGGCCGGTTCAGGTGTCTTTGTGTTGATTATTAGGTTCCCTGGCACAATGCGCCCGGTGTTCATCTGATCATCTGAGAGGCGACAGTTTCTAAAGCTTGATTCAAGGTACATTTTCAAGTCTAATGTTGATCAAAGGTCAACGCACGAGTTATATCCCGCAAAAAGTAAACACTTAGTGACTCGTGACACTTTATAGGTCAGAGCTGTTTAAttatcaacagcagcagcaatctTAGCTGAGAGTAAAAAGGAACTTACACAGTGTGTTGATAAAAGTAAGAGTACGTGTGAAGAGGTTATCTCAGCAGATGTTATCTGTGTTAGCACCACGTGGGTGGATCACATCTGGTAGAGGCCACATACATACAGTAAAACGGGTGTTTGGGTCCTCACACATTAATCTTCATTCCAATTGTAACAATGCATTTCTTCTATGTATTCACAAGGCCGCATGTAGGTTTCGAACCCGGCACCTTCTCGCTGTGAGCCGCCAGTTTTAAACACCACACACCCTTCGAACCAATTGTCGGCTTAAAATCACGTTTCTTAAATGATCCCAGAAGGATAATTTCCTTTACGACTTTCAGCTAACGACCTGAAGCGCATTGGCTAATAATAGGACTTACTTACTTTACTGGCTTATTAGCTGCTCAATTgagatgttttttgttcttgAGCGACCTTTGGCAGGCCTCTGTGTTTTAAGCCATGACCGTCATCGTTAACTGGTATCGACAGCCTCGCGCACGCACCCAGCATGGCGCGCGTCTCATCGCTGTCATCTTAAAGCCTGCGCTGGCCTCTTTGGTTTTGTTGCTCCGGAGCTCAGCCGTCTCGACGCGATGATTTGCTCTCAACGACAAAGGAGCTGCAGCAGTGAGCCGAGAGCCCATCTCGTCCGTTTTGACTGTTTGCCGGGGGGCCTATTCAGGTCGGGGGTCCCTGAGGTCGTCCCAGGTGGCCCAGCTATTCACAAGGTAGCCTCTAACCGTAGATCCAGCGGCTCGGGGCACTCAAGGCCTCACAATGGTGAGAGGATTTACAACTGCCTGCCAGGGGGGGGGACAGTGTCTGTCCCCCCTGGATACTGTCACCGTGTTGTAATTTGTCCCTTTCCCTTCCTGACTAATGAGGTGGAGACTTCTCTGTAGACCTGGACCAGGACCATTGTCGTTGGTTTATCAATAATGCAGAGAAAGGCCGGTATGGATAATAGAAGAAGACCCCTCCTTTCACACGTCCACCCCACAGAGGACTCCTTGAGACCGTTGGTTAATGACCGAACTCATTAGCGGCTCATTAGCGGCCCTCGCCGGTAGAGAATTGATGTGCACAGATGCTCCGCCGTGACATGAAGAGCGTTGGTTAACGTTTGAACGTTTCGGCCCCCTCGTTGAGGATCGTTGGTCCGTGCCGTCCCGGCGAGTGGAGCCAGATGTTGGTGTAAACAAAGCGACAGAGAACAGAGATGGTCGGTTTGGTTCCTTGGCGTCAGCAGATGCCTCTTATCTGTCCAAGAATTTATTTGACAGGTAAGCGTGCTGCATCATTTCCGTGTAGCTTCAAAGGTGGTCCATGTGAATTTATTAACCTCTTATCTCGGGCTTACCTCGCTGAATACATAATTCATGAGGGAACTTCCTTTAACCTTCACATCTGGGATCAGAAGGTTAAAGGACAGATGTTTTTCCTTTGGACACGCCCAGCGAGCTCAGATGAAGTTGCTCTTCTTCGGGGTAAACAACCCGCTTCCTGGATTTCTTGGTGTGTTTAGTTCTTTCTGGGGCGTGCAAATATTTGTGCGGGGCAATAAAATCGTTTGCCCGACGTAAACGCTACGCGGCTCTGTGCTTCCAACAGGTCGAGTGAAAGTAGCCCGAACAGCGCTGTTGATTAAAAGGAAAATCTGGACGTGACAGGTCTCCGTCAGGGCCGGCGAGCATCTCGATGTAGCACGACACGAAACATCTGGTCCCTCTTTAGCTGCATGGGGGCGCCCGGCTGAGCCTCCCCCTGCAGGGCCGGGCCATCCGCTTCACAGGGAGGACACGGGGGAGGCAGGGGAGGAAGATAgacggcagacagacagacagggaggagttgtattttttattgaagAACAGGGTTGAAGAGGTTTGAGGTGATAATCCGTTAATGTTTGGGTCCCGTTCTTTGGGTTTCGTTTACGCTGAACACGCGTCCTGTGAATCAACGGTTGAAAGAGATTTCCCTCCTTTTCTTGTGTGTTCATCCAACAATCCGCTTGTTAATGTTGTAAAAAGCAAACGCACGAGTCGTTTAGTCAGAGACTGACCCGACGCTCACGTGAAGCTGTGCAGCACACACTTAGTTTCATTGGCCCAGAGTGCTTCCTTGAGCTCTTTAACTGCACCTTAAACCTTCTCCGTGTATTCTGGGGTAGGGTCGGGGGGGCTGTGAGCGTCCGAGACTCTTTGACAAGCTGGCCGGCGGAGGCAGAAATTTGGCTGACTCATCACTGTTGCATCATTGGTTTGGTTCAAGGTCCACGTCagttttgtgttgtttaaaaAGCTGGTTAAAAATTCGACACGGAATgttttcctttgtctttttaGGCGAGCGAGGCCTTTCTCCTGACATGCCATCACAGGTTGCTTCACTAAAATGGGACTTTGAGCTTCCGAGATGGTTTGTAGTTATTTCAGGGTCCAAAAGAGGCAAAACTCTCCAGCGTTTCTCAAGCAATAAGCAAACACTTCCGTCCTATTTCGTCAATACGAACAGATTCCTCTCGCCACCCCTGGGATTACCGTTCCATACTATGTCAatacatgaaaagaaaatctattccgataaataaaacatctggttTTGGCGAATGCTTTTTGAAGCTCGGATGCACGGTAaacggagcaggaggaggccgATGGAGTAGGGAGGGAAATGAGAGGGCGTGGAGGCCTCGAAGAAGAGCGGGAAGGAGGGCAGGAGAGTTCAACGGCAATGAAAGACACGAGGCTCGGTGGCATTAGCGAAGAGAAGGGGGCGGGATCCCTCACCACACAGATGAAAAGGGTTTAGAGGTTAATGACAACCTACAGTCCGGAGCGCAGGAGGTCAGGCGGGAGAAAGATTTTCGCAACCTTTGAGATCACAGGAGAAGGTGCAGGGTACTAATCCGGCTCGTTTACGGTCAACGGAGATAATGCTGGCTGTTGTTCTCCAGCAAATCCCGTTTGAGTCACtggttcactgtgtgtgtgtgtgtgtgtgtgtgtgtgtgtgtgtgtgtgtgtgtgtgtgtgtgtgcatgtggtcaAACAGGTTGTCACTTATCCTCTCACTGATTGTTGGAACATCTCATCGATTTCTGGTCAGAAGACAAGTCCGTCCCCGTCGCAATCCAGAACCATTTCTGTTTGTCCCGAACAGCTGACTGGGATTTAGTCACGTGACCTCGGCGAGAGACAACCTCTGAGAGCGGCCGGTTCCCCTCGAGCTGGAAACGCCCGATTCAACGAATGCACACCGCTGCTACGGAGCCAAGGAGAAACTAAATATTGTTCACATCGTCTATGAGCGTTGGGTCAAGAGGGATTAACGGTTGCtgaattcaaatcattttttaattctttgccccaacaccccccccccctcaatgaAAAGCTGCCATCAGGTTTACCGGCTGTGTTTAGGCCCCTATGGCGATAATCCCCCGATATCGCTTCAATGGCATTAACCTGCACGTAATCCATTTTGAACACAGATGGGAAACAGATTATTCCCGGGAAGGAAGGTGTCCGATAAATATCCAAACCCCAGCACGACCTCCACTCCCACTTCCGCATCATTTTCCACCCTTTTTCTACGCGTGTCGTGCCCTTTATTTTCCTCCCGCACCTGTTACCAGACGTTCTTCTCGGAATTCTGCCCCAAACAATTGGCCGACTTCCCCCGAGCAGACGGCCAtctggggggaaaagaaaaacacaaccgcTTGGCCGtcgctccctccccctctgtgaGTTTATAGTGCGCTTCCATTGCTTCTGTGTGAGACGACTGAACCAGGTAGAGTTACGCGAGCGGGAAACCGTCTAACGTAGCAGGAGAGGTTCCACTGTAGAGGAGGTGGATAAAAGCAATGACAGAGAACTGTCAAACATTCTTTTGAATATAtataagaaataaataatataattaacTGGCTGGTAATTTGCtgatttattgttatttggGTTTGCTAACTTTGGCTTCAGCTTCTTAGCTCGTGACCTTCGCTTGCATGTGATTCTGTCCGACTGTTGTTTTTGCCATCTCTTTATTGTCTTTATCTTTATTAACACAAGACGGAAAACCGAGGGTTCATTGTTTGCTCGTGTCTGCCACTATCAGCGTCTCAAAACATAAGACGTGGATGCTTTTCCtgccaggaagaagaagaagattactCATTGTTTTAGCGTGAAGGAACAGCTAAAATAGCATTTGATAAAACTACCCGACCGAACAATGAGCACGACTCCCTCCCGCCGTCCAGCACAGAGAGCATTTATGGACTCTCAGCACATTCGGAAGGGAGGTCACTGGAAAACAGGCGCCGCTTGTATCTGGAGATATCTGCACACAACAGCTGAACGACGTTTAAAGTTCTTTATCTTCTTGTTTTGCGGACGACAACCGTCTTTTTTTGTCGATGGCGGCCCTCTGTCATTTACAGGGAAGCCTCTTATTGCCTcgtgctgacacacacacacacacacacgcacacacacacacacagcgaataAACCCAGGTGCAAAAGTAGAACAGATACACAAATATCCCCAtgaccacatgcacacacatgcacaaatacgTAGACACACGATAAGTGTGCCCGGTAGTTTTCATGCTATAAATACTCCTCGGGTCGAAGCTTTCCCGTTTTAGACACGTGGAGCCTCCTAAACCTTCACACAGCACAAAAACCTTAAAGATGTGAGATGTCTCTCCTAATAGAACACATCGTCAACGCCAAATAGGCGGTTTTCACAGAGTCGCGCCTTGAATATGTTGGGCTTAGTGTCACTTTTACAGTGGCCCGTTAATCTGTTTAACTGTGACTGTGGAACCGATCTGGCTTCAGATGTGCTTCTGTTTCATTAAAGCTGTTTGAATGAGAACAACTTTGAAGCCGTCGTTAACACGAACCCACGCGGCCCGGTGGGTTCGCATTGACAACAGACATTTCATCATCCATCAGACCGTCACACATTTTAAGAAATTGTTAGATATCATTCTAAAGTGCTCAGCTGCAACATGTTAATGTCCCCTGTAGGTGCACCCTTTGCATGTGCGTTTATTGACTGAGATAGAGTCAACTTCTAACAGCAGCGTGCTCATAGTATTCAATAACATGAGGTGAGCTCAGACGTCGGCTCCGGACCCTCCCGGCTTTAAAAAAGGCGGAGTCTTAGCTGAGCTTCAGTGAGCGGCATCCTTCCTGCCATCTGGTTTCTGTGTCTTTGCCCTGGAGAGTAAAACGTCCCACTAAAAccacctcttctcctctctgtgtgtctcccagGAGCCCCCGCGGGTGAGCCGAGGACAGCGACTGGATCTGCATCTGCCCCGTCTGTCCATCAACCGGGCCGAGTGCCCCTCAGGGTCACCTCGAACCGCGACGGGCGCCAAACAATCAAAGCCTTGACCCGGCGTCCCTCAGGCTACCTGCACAAAGCAAATACTTGAGGCCGTTATATCTCATTTTCCCCGGGCTGCCGTCACCGAAACAGTGAAGGGTGTCGTtgggaaagagaaggagaaaagaagaaaaagcgtgtgtgtgggggggtgggaagaagagggggggtaACTTTTTTCAAAGTGCACCCTTGCCTGCTATTTCTGCTGCGCTGTGGGCAGGGAGCGTCCCTCCAAGGCTGACAAGAAAAGGACTTCCCTGTGCCCTGCCCGCCTTTCCACATGCCTGTGTAAATACTGGATAGAGATATCAATTCGCCCCGAGCTCAGCAAACACACTGTGAGCTAAAAAGGTACAGCAGACTTCACCTCGCCTCCCGTGCAATTCTTCTCACAGCAGATTTGAGAGCTTCCACCCTTGAAAACCTTCCGCAAACTGCCAACAACTGCTTCGCGGGCGGCGCCAGAGCGCTGTGGGTCTTTTCGAGGGGCTGCGCTTTTGATGTCGTTGCCAGCTCAATAAATCGACATGAAGCCCCTGACGCCAGTGGGGTCCCCCTCTCCTCTGAGGCTCCTCAACAAGGGTCCGGACTACCTGCGCAGACAGATGGACGGCGGCGGCCACGGCCGCTCGGTCAGCGCCGTGGAGAGGCTCGAGGCGGACAAGGCCAAGTACGTCAAGAGCCAGCAGGTGATCAACGCCAAACAGGAGCCGGCGCTGGTGCCGTGCGCCACCCCTCCGCCGCAGCCCCGGCGGGCCGCGTCCATCCCCGGGAGCCCGGCGCCTGGCCTGGCGCCGCGCCGCTCCTCCAACGCCGCCTCCTCCGCGCTCTCCGGCTCGTTCGCCTCGCGGGACGAGAACGAAAACTACGACTCGAGGAAAGAGAACAGACGGACGTCCGTGGACGTCGAGGCGCGCAACAGGAGCAACGCCAACGGCGCCCTGCCGCCCGTCCCCAGGACTCCGGGCGTCGGCTCTTTGGTGGCTCCGCACAGCGCCCCGGTGCTCAGGAGGAGCACGGGCAAGCGCATGTTGAGGCCGGACTCGCTCCTCATCTACCGACAGAAGAAAGAGTGCAAGAGTCCCCACGGCGCCGCGGCGGGCGACAACAGCAACACGGAGGTGAGAGGCTACGGTTTCGTCCGCCGCCTCTTCCAGGGCTCCACGAGGGAGAAGCCGGCCGGAGGTGAGGGCCGAATCCAGAAGATGGTGATCGGGGAGGAGAGAGCGCCGTCGCGGGACGGAGACTCCCGCATGTCTTGGACCAATGAGAGAGACGCCACGGACGGGGGGCCGGGGAGCAGGAGGTCGAGCAAAACCGATGCGGAACGCAGCCCGGGGTCCGTCCCCAGTCCCGGGTTCGGCTGCACGCTGGAGCGGGCCGAGAGCGGATTCACAGACGGCACCGGCACAGACGGGGTCGCCGACGGCAACCGCTCGCGGTTTCGCCGCGACGACGAAAACGACCCGTGGAAGCGGGCCTCCCCCCCGCCGGCGCCCAGGAGGAGTTTCGGGGAGCTGCGGCGGTCCGAGTCGGACCTGCGTCTGCGCTGCTCGGCGGCGTTGTCGGAGCAGGAGCTTTTCTTCGCCTTCTGCGGCCTGGACGTGGACATGGTGGATCGTCTGGGTCGGACGAACTTCCTCTCGGCGGCCAGCTCCCTGGGCACGCTGTCGCTGGCCCTGCGCAGTGTGGACGGGGACGACCGCTCGGAGCCCAGCGAGTTCTCCCAGCACTCGGGGGACGGGCTGTTTCAGGAGGAGCTGGCCGAGCAGCCCCCCACCGGCGTGTCGATCATCGAGAGGAACGCCCGCGTCATCAAGTGGCTGTACGGGTGTAGGAACGCCGCTCGAGAGGGACCCAAAGAGTCGACGGTTTGATCGTGCGCCGAGAGGCCGAGAGCGTAACGTGGGGATATTCCCCCCGATGAAGACCTCTACTCTTTGTGCAGAACTCTTCTGTTGAAGTTCACTGTGGACAAAATGCTAAAGAATTGAATCTTTAATTGAATATTCCTTGAATTTCCAAGCCACCAGCTGtgattcccacaatgcattgcaaaTGAGTtgtttcctcccccccgcccatcAATGCAGGTCAACGCAGCGGCACATGATAACTCTTTATATCTTATCTCTGCACGTAGGGTTGTCGCTCCACGACACATGACTTCATCTTAGCGCCCAAACTCCAAAGAGGCCGTGACTTCGATTGGCAGGACAACAGCTTCTATTCAGCTATAGCTCATGTTGTATTTAT
This genomic stretch from Gasterosteus aculeatus chromosome 20, fGasAcu3.hap1.1, whole genome shotgun sequence harbors:
- the fam110d gene encoding protein FAM110C → MKPLTPVGSPSPLRLLNKGPDYLRRQMDGGGHGRSVSAVERLEADKAKYVKSQQVINAKQEPALVPCATPPPQPRRAASIPGSPAPGLAPRRSSNAASSALSGSFASRDENENYDSRKENRRTSVDVEARNRSNANGALPPVPRTPGVGSLVAPHSAPVLRRSTGKRMLRPDSLLIYRQKKECKSPHGAAAGDNSNTEVRGYGFVRRLFQGSTREKPAGGEGRIQKMVIGEERAPSRDGDSRMSWTNERDATDGGPGSRRSSKTDAERSPGSVPSPGFGCTLERAESGFTDGTGTDGVADGNRSRFRRDDENDPWKRASPPPAPRRSFGELRRSESDLRLRCSAALSEQELFFAFCGLDVDMVDRLGRTNFLSAASSLGTLSLALRSVDGDDRSEPSEFSQHSGDGLFQEELAEQPPTGVSIIERNARVIKWLYGCRNAAREGPKESTV